Below is a genomic region from Streptomyces roseoviridis.
CTGCAAGCCCTCCGCCGCGCACCCCCGCCCCGTCGTCCTCGTCCACGGCACCTTTGGCAACTCCGTCGACAACTGGCTGGTCCTCGCCCCCTACCTGGTCAACCGGGGCTACTGCGTCTTCTCCCTGGACTACGGGCAGTTGCCGAACGTGCCGTTCTTCCACGGCCTCGGCCCCATCGCCGACTCCGCCGGGCAGCTCGACGCCTACGTGGACCGGGTCCTCGCCGCCACCGGCGCCCGAGAGGCGGACCTCGTCGGCCACTCGCAGGGCGGCATGATGCCCCGCTACTACCTCAAGTTCCTCGGCGGTGCCGAGAAGGTGAACACCCTCGTCGGCATCGCCCCCGACAACCACGGCACCACTCTGCTCGGACTCACCGCGCTGCTGCCGCACTTCCCCGGCGCCGAGGACCTCATCAGCGCCAACACCCCGGGCCTCGCCGACCAGATCGCCGGATCGGCGTTCCTCACCAAGCTCAACGAGGGCGGCGACACCGTGCCCGGCGTCCGCTACCACGTCATCGCGACCCAGTACGACCAGGTCGTCACCCCGTACCGCTCGCAGTTCCTGTCCGGCCCCGGCGTCACCAACGTCCTCATCCAGGACAAGTGCGCGCTCGACCTGTCCGAGCACGTGGCGATCGGCACCGTGGACCGGGTCACCTTCCACGAGGTGGCCAACGCCCTCGACCCGGCCCACGCGACCCCGACCACCTGCCTGTCGGTCCTCGGCTAGCGGGACGACCTGCGGCGCGCCGTGGCGAAGAGCACGGTGGCGCCGATCCCGAGCACGGCGGCGCCGCCCATCGCCAGATACGGCACGGCGGCGTCGCCACCGGTCTCCGCGAGCTCCTCGCCCTGCGTGTTCGGGGCGTTCGGCGTGCCGGGGGCCGGCGCGGTCGTGACGGGCGCGGTCGCCGTCGGCACCTCGGCCGTCGGGGCGTTCGCGGTCGGGGCGGCGGGCGCGCCGCTCGGGGCGGTGTGTCCGCCGTGCCCGGCGTGCCCCGCGGTGGAGTGCGCGGTCGGGGTCCCGGACGGCGCCTCGGACGGGGCGCTCGGCTCCGGCGCCTCCGTCGGTGCGGTGTCCTGCCCGAAGACCACGTCCGAGCAGGTGTAGAACGCCTCGGGCGAGTCGGAGCGCTGCCAGACCGAGTAGATCAGGTGGCGCCCCGACCTCTTCGGCACCGTGCCCGTGAACACGTAGTCGCCGTTCTCCATCCGGGGGTCGGTTGCCGTGGCGAACGGCTTCTCCTCCAGGTCCGACCACGCGAGCGGCTTCGACGGGTCGTAGCCGTCCTTCGTCACGTACAGCGCGAAGGACCCCCGGTGCGGAGCGGTCCCCTTGTAACGGAAGGTGTGCGGGCCGGAGTTCATCCGGCTCGCCGGCCAGTCGGCGCGGGCCAGGTCGAGGCCCCGGTACTTCTCGTTGCCGGCGCTGCACAGCTCGCCGTCCGGGATCAGCTCGCGGTGCCGGCCGGCCGCGTTCCCGATGTTCACCCCGTTCCAGTCGTAGAACGCCTGGGTCCCGCTCGCCGCCACCGCCGCCTTGCACGCCGCCGAATCCGGACTCTCCGGACCCTCCGCGAAGCAACCCGCGACCCGGCTGACGGGATCGGTCATCGACCCGTGCGCGACGGCGGTGGGCGCCAGGGCGAGTCCGGACAGGAACAGGGCGGCGGCGCCCGCGGTGGCGCTCGTACGGCGTGCGGTCATGGGGGCACGACTCCTTCACGAGGGTGGGTGTGTGGGGGTCGCCCAGCAAACTAGCCCTCGCACAAGGCGCGTCCGGGCCCGGAGAGCGGCCACGGACGATCCTTATGGTCGCGTTAAGGAGCCTCTAAGCGGCACCACAGACAGTGCCGCCCGCCCCGTCCCCGACCGCCCGTCAGCCCACCGCCCGTCAGCCCACCGGCCGGTAGCGCCGCTCCGGCCGCCCCGTGCCCCCGTACCGCAGCGTCACCTCCGCGCGGCCCGTCTGCGCGAAGTACTCCAGGTAGCGGCGCGCGCTGACCCGGGACAGCGAACCGGCCTCGGCGCACTCACTGGCCGACACGCCCTCCGGACGGGACCGCAGGACCGAGTCGACCAGCTCCGCCGTGTGCGCGGCCAGGCCCTTCGGGAGCTCGCGGGAACCACGCGGACGGGCGCCGAAGATCTGGTCGACGTCCTCCTGGCGCGCCTCCGCCCGCGCCAGCTCGTCCAGCCGGCCCTGCAGCGAGGCCACGTGCCGCAGCTGCTCCTGCAACGCGGCCTGGCTGAAGGGCTTGATCAGATAGTGCAGGGCCCCGGCCCGCAGCGCCGAACGGATCGTGTCGACGTCCCGCGCCGCCGTGATGAACAGCGCGTCCGTCGACAGCCCCGCCGCCCGCAGCTCGCGCAGCACCGCGATCCCGTCCATGTCGGGCAGGAAGATGTCCAGCAGCACCAGGTCCGGCCGCAGCCGGTGCGCGGCCCGCAGCGCCTCGGCGCCGCCGTGCGCGACCCCGACCACGTCGAAGCCCGGCACCGCCGCCACATAGCGGCAGTGCAGCCTGGCCACCATGAAGTCGTCGTCGACCACCAGCACCTTCGTCACGCCGACAAGGTAGGACGTGACCACAACGACCACAACGTCCGTTGATTGCGGAAGAGAGACAGCTTGTTCACGCGCGGGCAACATGTGGGCCACCTCACACCTCCATCCCTTCCTCCCTCCGAGAGGCGGCACCGTTGCGTCTGCGCACCCCACTCGCCCTGCTCGGGGCGGCTCTCCTCGTGCTCGTGGGGCCACCGCTGCTCACCCCCGGCAGCGGCTCCGACACCGGCACGCGGATACCCGGCCTGCGCTTCATGGTCCCCAACACTCCCGGCGGCGGTTACGACATCACCGCCCGCACCGCCGCCAAGAACGCCGAGGACGCCGGGCTCACCTCCGGCATCGAGGTCTTCAACCTGCCCGGCGCCGGCGGCACCGTCGGCCTCACCCGGCTCGTCGGCGAGCGCGGCAACGGCAAGCTGGCGATGTCCATGGGCCTCGGCGTGGTCGGAGCCGTCCACACCAACAAGACCCCGCGGACCCTCGCCGACACCACCCCGATCGCCCGGCTCACCATGGAGCAGGGCATCGTCGTGGTCGGCAAGGACTCCCCGTACCGGACCCTCCAGGACCTCCTCGCCGCCTGGCGGAAGAACCCCGGCAAGGTGCCGGTGGGCGGCGGCTCCTCGCCCGGCGGGCCCGACCACCTGGCCCCCATGCTGATGGCCCGCGCCGCCGGCATCGCACCGAAGAGCGTCAACTACGTGCCCTTCGACGGCGGCGGAGAGCTGCTCGCCTCCATCCTCGGCGACAAGGTCGCCTTCGGCGTCTCGGGCGTCGGCGAGTACCTCGACCAGATCAGGTCCGGGGAGCTGCGGCTCCTCGCCGTCACCGGCGCCGAGCGCGTCCCCGGACTCGACGCGCCCACCCTGCGCGAGGCCGGTCTCGACACCGAGTTCATCAACTGGCGCGGCGTCGTCGCCCCGCCCGGCCTCACCGACGCCGAACGCGACAAGCTCGTCGGGCTCCTCACCGAGCTGCACGGCACCCCGCAGTGGCGCGAGTCGCTGAAGAAGAACGGCTGGAACGACGCCTTCCTGCCCGGCGAGGAGTTCGGCACCTTCCTCACGGCGCAGAACGAGCAGGTCGCCTCCGTCCTGAAGGAGCTCGGACTGTGACCACACCGCCCCCCTCACGAAGGTCCTGGCTGCGCGAGCACTCCGAGCTCGGCGTCGGCGTCGTCCTGCTGCTCCTCGGCGTCCTCGTCCTCGCCGACGCCCTGACGATGGCCGTGGACGTCGGCGGGCGCGGCCCCGTCGGCCCCCGCACCGTCCCCCTCGTCGTCGGCGCCGGCCTGCTCCTGGTCGCCGCCCTCCTCACCGTCGACGTGCTCCGCGGCGGCCGGGGCGAGGCCGAGGGCGGCGAGGACGTCGACCTGTCCGAACCGGGCGACTGGCGCACCGTCCTCCTCCTCGCCGGTGTCTTCCTCGGCTTCGCCGCCCTCATCGGCCCCGTCGGCTTCCCCGTCGCCGGCGCCCTGCTCTTCTGGGGCGCGGCCTACGCCCTCGGCAGCCGCCACCTCCACCGCGACCCGCTGATCGCGGCCGCGCTCTCCCTCGCCACCTACGTCGTCTTCGACCACCTCCTCGGGGTCCCGCTGCCCGGCGGCCCGCTGATGGGAGTGCTCTGACCCATGGACTCTCTGAACTCCCTGCTCGACGGCTTCGGCACCGCGCTCACCCCGATGAACCTGCTGTGGGCCGCCGTCGGCGTCCTCCTCGGCACCGCCATCGGCGTGCTGCCCGGCATCGGCCCCGCCATGGCCGTCGCCCTGCTGCTCCCCGTCACCTACGGACTCGAACCGACCGGCGCGTTCATCATGTTCGCCGGCATCTACTACGGCGCCATGTTCGGCGGCTCCACCACCTCGATCCTGCTCAACACCCCCGGTGAGAGCGCGGCGGTCGTCGCCGCCATCGAGGGCAATCCCATGGCCAAGGCCGGCCGCGGCGCCCAGGCGCTCGCCGCCGCCGCCATCGGCCACTTCGCCGGCGGCCTGGCCGGCACGATCCTGCTCGTCGCCCTCGCCCCGACCGTCGCCGCGCTCGCCGTCGGCATCGGCGCCCCCGACTACCTCGCCCTGATGGTCCTCGCGTTCATCGCGGTGACCTCGGTCCTCGGCTCCTCCCGCATCCGCGGCCTCGCCTCGCTGCTCATCGGCCTCACCCTCGGCCTGGTCGGGCTCGACCAGATGACCGGCCAGCAGCGCCTCACCTTCGGCTCGCTCCAGCTCGCCGACGGCATCGACGTCGTCATCGTCGCGGTCGGCCTGTTCGCGATCGGCGAGGCCCTGTGGGTCGCCGCCCGTCTGCGCCGCACCGCCGTCCGGCCCATCCCGGTCGGCCGGCCCTGGCTCGGCCGGGACGACGTCCGGCGCACCTGGAAGGCATGGCTGCGCGGCCCGCTCATCGGCTTCCCGTTCGGCGCCATCCCGGCCGGCGGCGCGGAGATCCCCACCTTCCTGTCGTACGTCACGGAGAAGCGCCTGTCGAAGCACAAGGACCAGTTCGGCAAGGGCGCCATCGAGGGCGTCGCGGGCCCCGAGTCCGCCGCCTCCGCCTCGGCCGCCGGCACCCTCGTGTCCATGCTCACCCTCGGCCTGCCGACGACCGCGGTCGCCGCCGTGATGCTGGCCGCCTTCCAGCAGTACGGCATCCAGCCGGGCCCGCTGCTCTTCGAGCGCGAACCCGAGCTGGTCTGGGGCCTGATCGCCTCGCTCTTCGTCGGCATGGTGCTGCTGCTCGCGCTCAACCTGCCGCTCGCGCCGCTCTGGGCCAGGCTGCTCCGCATCCCCCGCCCGTACCTCTACGCCGGCATCCTGTTCTTCGCCGCCGTGGGCGCGTACGCGGTCGGCGGCGAGGCCCTCGACCTGGTGATCCTGCTGGTCATCGGCCTCATCGGGCTCGGCATGCGGCGCTACGGACTGCCCGTCCTGCCCGCCGTCATCGGCGTCATCCTCGGCCCGGCCGCCGAGCAGCAGCTGCGCCGCGCCCTCCAGATCAGCGACGGCTCGCCGACGGGCCTGGTCGACACCCCGTTCTCCGTGACCGTGTACGCGGTCGTGGTGCTCCTGCTCGCCTGGCCGCTGCTGCGGAAGGCCCTCAAGGGGCGTCGTACCGTGGGGACATGACACAGCACATCCGTCTCGCCGCGACCCCCGACGTACCGCGGGTGAAGGCCGTGACCGACGCGGCCTATCACCACTACATCGAACGGATCGGCCTCGTGCCGGCCCCGATGGAGGCGGACCACGCGGCGGACGTGGCCGCGGGCAGGGTGTTCGTCACCGGAGAGCCGGTGGCCGGCCTCGTCGTCGTCAGGACCGAGGCCGATCACCTGTACCTCGACAACATCGCCGTCCACCCGGACGCCCAGGGCACCGGCCTCGGCCGGTGCCTGCTGGCCTTCGTGGAGTCCCGCGCCCGCGAACTCGGCCTGCCTGAGGTGCGGCTCCTCACCAACGCGATGATGTGGGAGAACCAGAAGATCTACGAGCGGTACGGGTACGAGGTCACCGAGCGCCGGCAGGACGGCCCGTACGACCGTATTCATTACCGGAAAGTGCTCAACTCGCCCCCAATGGGGTGAGTTTCGGACAAAGAGCGGCTCGATCCGGTATCCCTGGCGGCAGCACCCCACCCCCCACCCCGAAGGGAAGCACCGCCATGCGCGTTCGTCTCGCCCTCGCCGGCGCCCTGCTGGCCACCGCCGCCGCCACCGCCCCGACCGCCCACGCCGGAGCGGGCGACGGCCTGTCCGTCGACCCGCAGGGCACCGTCGCGAAGGACGGTACGGTCACCCTCTCCGGCTCTTACCGCTGCATGGACGACAGCGCCGGTCCGGTCTTCGTCAGCTCCACGCTGGTCCAGGGCGACCGCTCCACCGGCATCGGCGGCACCCGGGCCATCTGCGACGGGGTGGTCCACGGCTGGACCAACAGCGCCGTCGTGAAGGAGCCGGGCTACCGGAGCGGCGCGGCCCGGGTGGAGGCCACGCTGATGCAGCTCACCGCCCACGGGCCGCTGGGCATGCCGCTGCCCGGCTTCCTCGCCGTCGAGGAGGCGGACGTCACGCTCGGCTGAGCAGCCGGACGATCCCGTCCCGGCCGAGGCCCGCCAGCTCGTCGAGGGCGAGCCGGGCCCGGTCGGCCGCCTCCGGGTCGGCGGCCGCGAGCCCGCTCGCCGCGAACTCGTCCTCGTCGAGCCGCAGCACCTCGGTCCCGTCCGCCGACACCCACAGGTCCAGGTCGAGGTCCTCGACCACGACCTCGGTGCCGTCGACGACGGCCGGCCGGGTCACGTCGCAGTACCAGCCCTTGAGCGTGCCGTCACCGGAGCGGACCTCCTTCACCGCGTACCACCGGTCGCGCCAGTAGTGCTCGGTGAAGACGTCACCCGGCTCGAAGCGCACGAAGCCGAAGTCCCGTACGCCCTCCGCCGCCCACGGGGCGCGGACCGTCAGCCGCACCCCGTCGTCGGCGACGAGCACGGCCGGATACCGGATCTTCGTCCGGCCCGCCTTGACGAGCGTGACCCGGGCCGTCGGCTCAGCCGAGGGTACGGACATGGCGCACCTCCGTCGCGCGGATCTCGTAGCCGAACCACCGGTTGACGGCCAGCATCGGCCCGTTCCCGGCGTCGTTGCCGGTCAGCGCCTCGGTGCAGCCGGCCGCGCGGGCCCGGTGCAGGGAGTCGTTCTTCACCAGCTTGGCCAGGCCGCGGCCCCGGTGGGCCGGGTGGGTGCCGGTCATGCCCGAGCCGTAGCGGCCCAGACCGTCGGTGCGGGCCGCGCTGAACGCGACGGGACGGCCGTCGGCGACGGCGACCGTCGTCAGCGCCAGGTCGTTCAGCGGATGGTTCCAGGTCGTCGCCAGCCAGTGCGCGTAGTCGTCGAGCACGGCGTCCACGTCACCGGGCTCGTCGGCCGTGGTCACCGCGTCCAGCTCGAACAGCGGGCGCGGGTCGGCGGCGAAGTCGGCCGCCGTGCGCAGCTCCACCCCGGCGGGCGGCTCCTGGAGCGGCGGCAGCACGGCCGTCGTCAGGTCGAGCCGCAGGAAGTGGGCCGAACGGCTGCCCCGGTAGCCGTGCCGCTCGGCGAAGGCGCGGAAGCCCGGCTCGTCCAGGACCCAGCTGTACAGGGTGGTCGCCCCGGCCCCCGCGAGGTGCTCCTCGGCCGCGCGCAGCAGCAGCGCCCCGGCGCCGAGGCGGGTGTGGTCCGGGTGGACGAACACGTTGACGACGGCGCTGCCCGGCTCGGGTGACTCGTGGGCCAGGGACACCTCGGCGGTGCCGACGATCTCCCCGTCGACCTCGGCGACCAGCGGACGGTTGTGCGCGTCGGGATGGGCGTGCGCCCAGTCGTGGGCGACCTGCCGGGCGGTCGCGAGCATCCAGGGCAGTGCGGCGCGCCGGACCCGGGCGTAGCCCTCGGCGTCCGCCGGGTCCTCGGGTCGTGCGTCACGGACGATCACTGTCATGGCCCCGCACGCTATGCGCCGGGCGGGCGCGACCGCCTCCCATTTTCCCGTGGTACGGGTGCACAATCGGGCGGTGACGCTTCGAATCAGCGTGGATTCCCGTTCCACCACCGCTCCCTACGAACAACTGCGTGCCCAGATCTCACAGAGCGCCCGTTCCGGCGAGCTGCCCGTCGGCTACAAGCTCCCGACGGTCCGCGGCCTGGCGGAGGACCTCGGACTCGCGGCGAACACGGTCGCCAAGGCGTACAAGGCGCTGGAGGCGGACGGCGTGATCGAGACCCGTGGCCGCAACGGCACCTTCATCGCGGCCGCCTCCGACGCGGCCTCCCGTCTGGCGGCGACCGCGGCGGCCGCGTACGCCACGGAGGCGCGCCGGCTCGGCCTGACCCACGAGGCGGCACAGGCCGCGGTGGCCGAGGCGCTGCGGGCGACGTACGAGACCTGACGGACCCTTCCCTTCAGGAGTCCTGCGGACAGGTCCCGTCAGGAGTCCTCCGGACACCTGCGGGCAGGCGCCCGTCAGGAGCCCTCCGGACACCTACAGATAGAGGCCCGAGTCCGTCG
It encodes:
- a CDS encoding response regulator; the protein is MTKVLVVDDDFMVARLHCRYVAAVPGFDVVGVAHGGAEALRAAHRLRPDLVLLDIFLPDMDGIAVLRELRAAGLSTDALFITAARDVDTIRSALRAGALHYLIKPFSQAALQEQLRHVASLQGRLDELARAEARQEDVDQIFGARPRGSRELPKGLAAHTAELVDSVLRSRPEGVSASECAEAGSLSRVSARRYLEYFAQTGRAEVTLRYGGTGRPERRYRPVG
- a CDS encoding lytic polysaccharide monooxygenase, whose translation is MTARRTSATAGAAALFLSGLALAPTAVAHGSMTDPVSRVAGCFAEGPESPDSAACKAAVAASGTQAFYDWNGVNIGNAAGRHRELIPDGELCSAGNEKYRGLDLARADWPASRMNSGPHTFRYKGTAPHRGSFALYVTKDGYDPSKPLAWSDLEEKPFATATDPRMENGDYVFTGTVPKRSGRHLIYSVWQRSDSPEAFYTCSDVVFGQDTAPTEAPEPSAPSEAPSGTPTAHSTAGHAGHGGHTAPSGAPAAPTANAPTAEVPTATAPVTTAPAPGTPNAPNTQGEELAETGGDAAVPYLAMGGAAVLGIGATVLFATARRRSSR
- a CDS encoding tripartite tricarboxylate transporter permease gives rise to the protein MDSLNSLLDGFGTALTPMNLLWAAVGVLLGTAIGVLPGIGPAMAVALLLPVTYGLEPTGAFIMFAGIYYGAMFGGSTTSILLNTPGESAAVVAAIEGNPMAKAGRGAQALAAAAIGHFAGGLAGTILLVALAPTVAALAVGIGAPDYLALMVLAFIAVTSVLGSSRIRGLASLLIGLTLGLVGLDQMTGQQRLTFGSLQLADGIDVVIVAVGLFAIGEALWVAARLRRTAVRPIPVGRPWLGRDDVRRTWKAWLRGPLIGFPFGAIPAGGAEIPTFLSYVTEKRLSKHKDQFGKGAIEGVAGPESAASASAAGTLVSMLTLGLPTTAVAAVMLAAFQQYGIQPGPLLFEREPELVWGLIASLFVGMVLLLALNLPLAPLWARLLRIPRPYLYAGILFFAAVGAYAVGGEALDLVILLVIGLIGLGMRRYGLPVLPAVIGVILGPAAEQQLRRALQISDGSPTGLVDTPFSVTVYAVVVLLLAWPLLRKALKGRRTVGT
- a CDS encoding esterase/lipase family protein encodes the protein MLPRNPWKRVVRALSVLLLTAAATLAPTAAAHADTTAAAPSRGWNDFSCKPSAAHPRPVVLVHGTFGNSVDNWLVLAPYLVNRGYCVFSLDYGQLPNVPFFHGLGPIADSAGQLDAYVDRVLAATGAREADLVGHSQGGMMPRYYLKFLGGAEKVNTLVGIAPDNHGTTLLGLTALLPHFPGAEDLISANTPGLADQIAGSAFLTKLNEGGDTVPGVRYHVIATQYDQVVTPYRSQFLSGPGVTNVLIQDKCALDLSEHVAIGTVDRVTFHEVANALDPAHATPTTCLSVLG
- a CDS encoding GntR family transcriptional regulator; this translates as MTLRISVDSRSTTAPYEQLRAQISQSARSGELPVGYKLPTVRGLAEDLGLAANTVAKAYKALEADGVIETRGRNGTFIAAASDAASRLAATAAAAYATEARRLGLTHEAAQAAVAEALRATYET
- a CDS encoding GNAT family N-acetyltransferase, whose product is MTQHIRLAATPDVPRVKAVTDAAYHHYIERIGLVPAPMEADHAADVAAGRVFVTGEPVAGLVVVRTEADHLYLDNIAVHPDAQGTGLGRCLLAFVESRARELGLPEVRLLTNAMMWENQKIYERYGYEVTERRQDGPYDRIHYRKVLNSPPMG
- a CDS encoding DUF6299 family protein; translated protein: MRVRLALAGALLATAAATAPTAHAGAGDGLSVDPQGTVAKDGTVTLSGSYRCMDDSAGPVFVSSTLVQGDRSTGIGGTRAICDGVVHGWTNSAVVKEPGYRSGAARVEATLMQLTAHGPLGMPLPGFLAVEEADVTLG
- a CDS encoding tripartite tricarboxylate transporter substrate binding protein encodes the protein MRLRTPLALLGAALLVLVGPPLLTPGSGSDTGTRIPGLRFMVPNTPGGGYDITARTAAKNAEDAGLTSGIEVFNLPGAGGTVGLTRLVGERGNGKLAMSMGLGVVGAVHTNKTPRTLADTTPIARLTMEQGIVVVGKDSPYRTLQDLLAAWRKNPGKVPVGGGSSPGGPDHLAPMLMARAAGIAPKSVNYVPFDGGGELLASILGDKVAFGVSGVGEYLDQIRSGELRLLAVTGAERVPGLDAPTLREAGLDTEFINWRGVVAPPGLTDAERDKLVGLLTELHGTPQWRESLKKNGWNDAFLPGEEFGTFLTAQNEQVASVLKELGL
- a CDS encoding tripartite tricarboxylate transporter TctB family protein, whose amino-acid sequence is MTTPPPSRRSWLREHSELGVGVVLLLLGVLVLADALTMAVDVGGRGPVGPRTVPLVVGAGLLLVAALLTVDVLRGGRGEAEGGEDVDLSEPGDWRTVLLLAGVFLGFAALIGPVGFPVAGALLFWGAAYALGSRHLHRDPLIAAALSLATYVVFDHLLGVPLPGGPLMGVL
- a CDS encoding GNAT family N-acetyltransferase, whose translation is MTVIVRDARPEDPADAEGYARVRRAALPWMLATARQVAHDWAHAHPDAHNRPLVAEVDGEIVGTAEVSLAHESPEPGSAVVNVFVHPDHTRLGAGALLLRAAEEHLAGAGATTLYSWVLDEPGFRAFAERHGYRGSRSAHFLRLDLTTAVLPPLQEPPAGVELRTAADFAADPRPLFELDAVTTADEPGDVDAVLDDYAHWLATTWNHPLNDLALTTVAVADGRPVAFSAARTDGLGRYGSGMTGTHPAHRGRGLAKLVKNDSLHRARAAGCTEALTGNDAGNGPMLAVNRWFGYEIRATEVRHVRTLG
- a CDS encoding DUF402 domain-containing protein; protein product: MSVPSAEPTARVTLVKAGRTKIRYPAVLVADDGVRLTVRAPWAAEGVRDFGFVRFEPGDVFTEHYWRDRWYAVKEVRSGDGTLKGWYCDVTRPAVVDGTEVVVEDLDLDLWVSADGTEVLRLDEDEFAASGLAAADPEAADRARLALDELAGLGRDGIVRLLSRA